Genomic segment of Vitis riparia cultivar Riparia Gloire de Montpellier isolate 1030 chromosome 19, EGFV_Vit.rip_1.0, whole genome shotgun sequence:
tatagattttttttctaattttatcctcctaaaaaaataaaattgcagtATATATTCCCACTAGAAAGGGCAAAAGAGAGACATTGTCTCACTCCACACtattttccttccctttcttCTCTGTGGATAAAGCAAAGCAGTAGCTGAGGAAGCTTTGAGGGTGAGAGAAAACCATGGCCGGTGCTGCAATTGGGGTTGCCCACTGCTTGGCTCTTCCTTCCAAATTCAGAATCCTTTCACTTAAcgcttcttcctcttcttcttgtTCAGTTCCTTTCACTTCTCTGGGTTTCTCCTCTAATCTGTCACAAACTGTCTTCTCCAAAGGTAATGCAATGCAACCATATAATTCGACTTATCCATCTCTGTTTCTCTCTTTCTGCAAATgggtaattttgtttttattggtttggtttgatttgcCCTCCTCAACCCCTGTTTGGTTCCTGCGAAAAcgagagaaaaaggaaagaaaacgaTTTTTTTGGCTCTTCTGTTTCGTTTGTTGTGGTGGGGAAACTCGACTTGACGAAGCGAAAGGGTTGCTTTAGGCttggttgaaaacttgaaatatctgagatttaaatttttggtttgctttatttttatcctttctcCTGGATGCCAAACAGGGCGTGGACTTAAAGTTCTGggtttttttcaattttaggcCGTTTGTCAATAAGCACAATCCGGGGGCCGACTCATCACTCCATTGTATGCGACGCTGCGCCGATGAGGAAAGCTGATTCAGCGGCAAAGAGAGTTCGCCAGGCTGAGAAAAGGCGCATCTACAACAAAGCCCGGAAATCGGAAATCAGAACCCGAATGAAGAAGGTAATTCggtttgtgaaaaaaattgttttggatTGATGGGTTTGCTTAGTTTTCATTTGCTTGTTCTGGtcaattttatgaaatgtgAATGTTCATCTGGATTGTATTGTCTTCCTCTGTTCTTATTGTGGAAGAATTTTCAGCTTATTTGGTTTTTAGATCGGATTTGTGCTTGGTTTGTGGCAGAAATTTGATGTAATAAACCCATAAAACAATAAGAAAGAAGTAATATTAAACTGAAGAATTATGTGGTCTAGTGTGTATTTTTATGGTGATTTAATTTCACTACTGTGGAAGGAGATTCCGATCTAAAGGTCCCAAATCTCGAAGCCCCAATTACACCCAAAGACTCCTTTTTGTCAAAATCCCACCATCTAATATTGATGATGCTGGCGAGCGTTTGTGGGAAGAGCTAGGGGCGATCAGAGGCTTGTGGGAAGATCCGTGGTGTTTAGGGGTGACTTCAATGTCATCTTGTCCCAGAGGGAAAGGAGTAGGCAGGGAAGGTTGACTGGTGCTATGAGAAGTTTTGCCCAAACTGTTGATGAGTTAGAACTTCTTGATCTTCCTATGCAAGAGGGTGTTTTCACTTGGAGTGGGGGTAGGAACAATCAATCCTGGGCTAGACTAGATAGGTTTCTTGTGACCCAGCAGTGGCTAGATATGTTCAGTGGGGTCGCCCAATGCAGACTGCATAGACCTACTTCTgatcattttcctattttgatgATGGGTGGTGGGATGAGGAGGGGCCCTACCCCATTTAGATTCGAGGATATGTGGCTGAAAGTGGATGACTTTAAAGGTCTTCTCCGGGGTTGGTGGCAGGGGATTGAGGTGAGAGGAAGGGCTAGTTTCAAATTGGCCTCTAAGCTGAAGGTAttgaagcaaaaaattaaagtttggaatagGGAGGTGTTTGGAAGGCTGGAAGTCAACAAAAATTCAGCCCTCCAGCAACTGGAGttttgggatggagtggaaagCGAGAGGAGCTTGTCTATAGCTGAAACTGAGCAGAAAAAAGAAGCTAAGGATGCCTTCTATAAATGGGTGCTTATGGAAGAAGTCCATTGGAGGCAGAAGTCAAGGGAGCTGTGGCTTAAGGAAAGGGATAGGAATACTGGTTTCTTTCACCGGATGGCTAATGCCCACCGTAGGAATAATTCCCTGGATAGGATTATGATTAATGGGGAGTGGCTGACTGAGGATCAAGAGGTGAGGGAGGGGATTGTGAATGCCTTTCAGAACTTACTCTCAGAAGAGCCGGGGTGGAGAGCGGACATTGAGGGGTTGCATCTCAATCAACTTAATTCCCGGGAAGCTGAAGACCTGGAAATGCCTTTTTCTGAGGAGGAAATCCATTTCGCCTTGATGGAGATGAGGGGAGACAAAGCTCCAGGCCTGGATGGATTCATAGTGGCTTTTTGGCAAGCATGCTGGGATTTTGTGAAAGAGGAGGTGGTTGATTTGTTTAAGGAATTCTATGAGCATGGGTCCTTCGCCAAATGTCTCAACACTACCTTTCTGGTTCTTATCCCTAAGAAAGGAGGTGTTGAAGACTTAGGGGATTTCAGGCCCAGCTTGCTTGGGGGTTTGTTCAAACTCTTGGCCAAAGTCCTAGCGAATAGGCTGAAGAAGGTGCTAGATAGGGTGGTCTCAGTagaccaaaatgcttttgtgagagagagacaaattttggatgcttcTCTAgtagctaatgaggtgattgattatttgcacaaaagaaaagagaaagggctGATATGCAAGTTGGACATTGAAAAAGCTTATGATAGCATCAACTGGAAGTTTCTTATGAAGGTGCTTCGGAAGATGGGCTTTGGTCTCGTTGGATGGAttggatgtggtggtgtattTCAACTGCTAAGTTCTCCATCTTAATCAATGGGATGCCTGTCGGTTTCTTTTCGAACTCAAAGGGGTTGCGGCAAGGAGACCCTCTCTCTCCGTATCTCTTTGTCTTGGGTATGGAAGTGCTTAGCACCCTTCTTAGACGGGCTTGTGAGGGGGGCTTTCTTTCCGGCTGTAGGCTTCGGGGGAGAGGGGGTGAGGAGATGACTGTCTCCCATCTCCTTTTTGCTAATGACACAATCATTTTCTGCAAAGCTAGAAGAGAGCAATTAACCAATCTAAGCTGGATTTTGGTGTGGTTTGAGGCCGCCTCTTGTCTCATAATTAATCTTGCCAAGAGTGTTCTAATTCTTGTTGGGGAAGTGGATGAGCTGGAGAAGTTGGCGGCTGAGCTAGGATGCAGAGTGGGGGCTTTACCCATTGTctatttggggctgccccttggagctCACCATAAAACCTCTTCCtcttgggatggggtggaagagagaatgagaagaagactagcctagtggaaaagacaatacatcTTGAAGGGAGGAAGAATTACTCTTATCAAGAGCACTTTGGCCAGCATACCCATTTACCTCCTATCCCTGATTCGCATTCCTAAGTCTGTTGCAAAAAGGATTGAAAAACttcaaagagacttcctttTGGGgagggtggggggggggggggggggggagctTGGAGGGGAAAGATCACTTAATTAACTGGAAGGTGGTCTGCAGCCCAAAGGAGGAGGGTGGATTAGGCATCCGAAAGATAGACTTgttgaacaaagccttgctgGGCAAATGGGTGTGGAGATATGCCTATGAGAAGGATAACCTTTGAAAACGGTGATAggggtgaaatatggtcaagAGGGGTGTGGGTGGAGGACTAAGGAAGTTTGTGGGTCTTTTGGAGTGGGATTGTGGAAGGAGATCATGAAGGAGGCTAATTGGTGCTGGGAGAGCATTGAATTTAAGGTAGGGAAGGGGACTAGAGTATTGTTCTAGACAGATAAGTGGTGTGGTAATCAGGCGTTGTCACAAACTTTTCCACAGCTGTTTACCTTGGCGGGTCATAGAAATGCCAAAGTAAGTGAAGTGTGGGACTTTAGCCtgggtcaaggaggttggaatctcaGCTTGGCTagagatttcaatgattgggagctggatcAAATAGGAGATATGCTGAATCTGCTGAGGGACTTCAGGACTTCTCCTGAGGAGGATTCAGTGAGATGGAAAGGGGAAGGCAATGGTGTTTTTGGGGTTAAGGGTGCTTACAAAATGCTGATTGGCTCCTTAGCCTGCACCTTCTCGAATAGACGCATTTGGATGGATAAGGTCCCAACAAAAGTGTCTTTTTTTGTTTGGGAAGCTTTGTGGGGGAAGATCCTCACCTTGGATAAGCTTCAAAGAAGGGGGTGGCAGCTTCCTAaccggtgttttttgtgtggctgtgaagaggaaaatgcgaatcacattcttttacattgtacagtggttaaGACTCTTTGGGAGATTGCCCTCGCCATTTTTGGAgttcagtgggtgttcccagagtcAGTTAAAGTGCTGTTACTTAGTTGgaggggttcttttgtggggaaaaaaagaagaaagatctggaattccattccgttgtgcatattttggacggtttggaaggaaaagaaTAGGTTAGCTTTCAGGGGGGGGGGTCGTTAGATattcagaaattaaaaaaaaaatttgtatgtaacttgtggagttgggctagggtgtacattGGAGAGGAAACCTATTCTctcttaggctttttggagtggcttgtGGCCACTTGAGGGTGAGCGAGGTTTCTCCCATTTCTTCTTTCAGTTCCTTGTTTTGGGCTTAtgtgtataccccctgtatacgTGCGGCTTTTTAgccttttttaatatattttgatgtttatctatcaaaaaaaaataaaaatgatgctGGCGAGCCATgttatttctttgtttatgtTATCTTGAAGCTTCCTGATTCTTAGCTcccatgtttttgaaaattaatcatGAGAAAGAGACCGAAAGAGGACATTTTTCTGTTGGATAAGTTGGATGTGATGGCATATTTGAAGTTCTAATAAGTAATAAAAGCACATTTTTCCGTTGACATTACTGTGTTGGAGTTGATGGAGGCGTTGGTAATGGCAGACCAAACTTTCTTCAAAATGCTTATATCTCTTCCATAAAAACCATTTGTCTCGGAACACTTACAGTAATGCTAGTTGATGTATCAGAAAAATGTTTCAGCTATTTTGTAAACAGGACATGCACCGATTTAGACACTTCCACCTTATTTTGATCAATGTGGTTGACTAACAACTAACAAATTTACGCTGTGATATCATTTCTAGGTTTTTTGAGGTTGTCGTGTCTAACACTATGCATGTTTGTGTATGAATTTATACCGCATTGTTCATGTCTTTATGCAACATCATATCCATATGCAAGATCTGGTATCTATATaccatatataattatttgaaagtaaAGTTCTTCACATCTTAGTGTTTTGATTTCTTCCATAAAAAAGGATGTTTTGCAAAGTGAATTCATGGAGATTCTGAAACTTTTCAACATTGGCATTTGAAGAAACAAAGGAACTCAAACAAACCTTAAAGGTTAGCTCAGGAGATTCTTCTTGGGGAGGGAAAAGGTTATTTGACACCGTTGAAGTTCTAATGGACTATGAGCCAAAATCCTCGAGAACATACCTAATATGGTTGGTGCATTGTTCTACCATTAACATGGGGATGGTGTCAcaacttatttttcctttaaattagGTAAATAGGAACTTGGAACAAACTTTTGGTAGAATAATGCTTACTAGTATCCCTTCGTAACctacttattttataagaaacacGTTCTTGATATTTACCATCATTTTGAAGACCTTTTACTGGCCCACTCTCTGCATGGATCTTCATAAAAGTCGTTCTTAATTCATAATATGGTGTGGCATTCTTGTAAAAGGCAAATTTGTTTATCCACCTGAGGAAAGGAAGCTTAAATATATATCACATGAACTTCATGATTTagggttatttttttaaataattgcaAACAACTTCATTGATATGAATTGATAATTACAAAGACAGAcaaaaaaatccttcctaaaTATATGAAACCttataaaaaaacaaggaaagttGGTGTTGCCTACTCCAAAAAATAACTGAATAAGCTACAGAACTTAATTAGGAGATAAAAACAAAGTACATTCCTGAAAAAACTCTTTTCAACTCAAGGGGCTAGAAAGTCCCCTACAAAAGAAACTTGGCCCCCATCTTGACTAAAAGATCGGCAAGGCTATTAACTAAGCTTGGACCTCAAGAGCAAAAATCTCAAACCACATCATCAACAATTTGGCAAAACTGCTTGTCAAAACTTCCATGAACCATTTGTTCTTTGGACACCCATGAAATAACAATAGCTGCATCCCCCTCCACCAAAAAATTGGAGAGGCTCATGTCCTTCACTTGTAATAGACCCTCCAAAAGTGATAGAAGCTTTGCCTCAATTGCCAAACCCTGTCAGCAGGCTTGTAAAAAGGCTACCAACTCTGTACCACTATGATTTATTAAGCTTGGGGATTGGTTGATGGTTTGATTAAAGGATCTGGCAATGATCTTGTGCCACTATTTCATACTTCTTGATCATGATTACTAATTACTGGGGTTCATTTGCTATGCTCCTGTCTCTCTCTCTTGGTGCTTTTAGCCCCAAAAAGTGAATTATGCCTTGCAAAACATCTGGAATTTATATGGTCAGGAAGTTCTGGCCAATACCTTTTTGGATTCATCATTTTTGTGCATTCAGCAAAATCATCACCAAGCAGTTAACTGTTGCTGTTATAGTCCTTTGTTGACAGGAATTTAATGCTAATATCCTTAATGAGCAAGGCCACTTCACATGGGATATGGTTGACCTATTGCTCTTTTAAGTAAACATATAAATGGAAATTTAAATTGGTTTTTCTTATTGGTAATTTAAACCGGGTATTTGACTCTCTAAATTTTTCCTACATGTTTAGATTTATACTCTCCTAGCAGTTCATGGAGAAGTtggagaaaaatagaaagatgttTATAAGCTCTTATTGACTAGGTTTATCCAACATCGTAGACAGTAATTTGCTAGGTTGGATGAAAAGGGGCCTCAAGCCAATATGTTGACTCTATGACATTCAAGATAGGCTGGTAATGAAGGTCATGGAAATTGACCATCAAACTGAAGAGCTTTCTTTCAATAAGTTTTCTTTTAAGCCCATATTTGTTTGCCCTTATTGTAGTTAATTAACTGTTTCTGTTCAAGGGGGAATTTCTTGGTAGTAGTATATGTCTACAAAGCTCCTCTGTCTTGTTTTTCTGTCTTTTATCCAATTACAGTGGTTACATTCTTAGAATGTCAGTGATATATTTGTATTTCTTCTGCGGGAGATCTTTTTTTTGTATCCAATTTCTTGTTTAATGAAATGTTAAGAGAGGAGGAAAAAAGACACTTCCTTTTGGGTGCTTGTTACATTCTCAAGCCAGTTAGTTAAGAGTGTGAGTGATGGTTTTGTATGTTTTTTTGCAGGATTTAGTGTTTCTTATATCGATTTCTTGTTTGATGAAGTTCTATTCAAGCTGAGAAAATCCCTTTTTCCATGTTACATTCTTGagctattaatttaaaataatttggttAGAACAATGGtttttttgctttccatgtGTTCATTACCCATCTGCCTCTATGTGGTTATAATAATAGACTTTAATGCCTTAACCAAGAGAAGTCACAATCCTGAGTAAATGCTAGTGCAAATCTATCAGAATCTTGTAAGGAAATAATATAAAGTACATTAAAGAGTGCAGATAGTTTTTGCAAAATTCATTCTACCTTTTCTTTTCCAGGTTTTGGAAGAACTGGATGGGCTCAAGAAGAAACCTGATGCACAAGCTGAAGAAGTCCTTCCAATTGAGAAGCTGATTGCTGAGGCATACTCAGTTATTGACAAAGCTGTGAAAGTGGGTACACTACACAGGAACACTGGTGCACGCAGAAAATCACGTCTTGCTCGAAGAAAGAAAGCTGTTGAGATCCACCATGGCTGGTATACACCTGCTCCCCCGGTAACCACCTAAATCTACCTTGTTGTGTCACATTTACTAAAGGCAGGAATTAAATCTACCTTCTTGTGTCACATTTACTAAAGGCAGGAATTGTGGAGAAGTCAATTTTCatagccttttctttccttcagaCTGCTTTATTCATGTTGTAACTGCTGTACTTCCTCTTTTTCATGCATATAGTTCACACCTTTTTCCCCTGTCCCCCCTTGAACCTTCACATGTTCCACATTTACTTGCgtatttctctcatttcttgtGAAtgtcaaaatagtttttgtCAGTTTAAACCGAACAACCGCGTCCTTTGCTAGCCGGCTGCTTCATTGACACAACTcatgaaaacatgaaaaatgcgcGAACTTAGAAAACTAGGGAGAGTGTATGTGTGCTGTTTAGATGCATACATTACATGGAAAGGCTAAAAAGTCTGAAATTCCATCAAAAAGATGTGGGGGATGATGATAGGACCTAGTTTTCAACCAAAATGGCAGCAAGTAAAGTTAAAGGGGTAACAGAAAATTAAGTAGTCATCCAAACAGgcagaaaaaaaatctttgggTTTAGTTGTATATGCAGTTGTCATAAGACTCCTAGCACCTGGGGTGCTTCTGTTTATAGTAGTTTTGAGGGACCAAAGACTTCCAATATTAATACCAAGTGTCTTCTGAGGGCTGAATCAACGTCTCTCTTTCAAGGAAAGAGATGTAAAAAGGACTGTTAAAGAAGTTGATGGATCAATCCTCCATCGTTTCTACTTGTAAAAAGTCTCTGCAAGCCATTAATTTCAAAAACTTGCTGATATTGTTGCTACTTTATCTGACTGTTTCCCTTTTTCAACCTCTAAAGTTGGCCACTTTTTTCACTTCTTCAAAGGGTTTCTGCTTCTTTCACTTGAACCCTGAGTTGCTTGAAATCGTCCAACTGGgaaatgtaggaaaagaaaCTTCTGCATGGAGCTTAAATAAAGAGTGTTTGGGAAGGCAAATAGGCAAAACTGTTTGGAGAAAAGAGCATCAACACTATTTCACAGTAGAGAATCCACGTTATCTACTTTTGAATTGGACCCAAATGAGTTTGAATCCAATTAAGATTTTGGCAGGTCATCCCATCCCAACCccgtcatatatatatatatattatatatatatccagACAAGACAATACCCGAACTCAtcttgcaattaaaaaaaaaaattatgcttttCTCAAACTCAACCCATTCCTAGTATTGgatgaaatgaaaaattgatctcaaacaaaatatatatcaatttgtttttatctttttgtcttatgttgcttttttgttttttttttttataataataataataataataataattggtcGGTTGGACTTGGTCACATTTGttctatttttagttaaatttgagaatagatGATGTATGTATCAAGTTAGCGGTGCTTGTTGGGAGTGAAGTTTAGGGATCAAAAAGTCTTTGAATTTGACccctattttcaaatttatatccATCACTTTTTGGACCTTGGTCCTACATCAAAGGTCCAAACAAAAGTCTGTCAATTCAAAGCTCtataattctttgaaaatagaGTAAGATTCCTAAAATAAACATTACTAACATATGGGTGATGTTAGTCAAAAGtgcccccctttttttttccctctttgaAGCTCACTAAGATTTTCTAagctaataatttatttatttatttatttttatatgagttttATTTTACTTGTGTAACAAGtttttatatatgtaataaaatttttataagacCTTATTAAGGACGGGTGGATGTtacaaatactaaaaaaaatctgTCTTATTATCATCCTTGAAGTGGACATCATAATGAGTACGGAGGCATAAGATAGTTGTCTCATAATACAAACAAAGTTAACCTAATAGGAACCATGTTTTTGAGAATATGACTCATATGTTGTGTCCGTAAGAACAAGGTCAGGAGTTCATACTTGTAAAAACACGACT
This window contains:
- the LOC117909451 gene encoding 30S ribosomal protein S20, chloroplastic; amino-acid sequence: MAGAAIGVAHCLALPSKFRILSLNASSSSSCSVPFTSLGFSSNLSQTVFSKGRLSISTIRGPTHHSIVCDAAPMRKADSAAKRVRQAEKRRIYNKARKSEIRTRMKKVLEELDGLKKKPDAQAEEVLPIEKLIAEAYSVIDKAVKVGTLHRNTGARRKSRLARRKKAVEIHHGWYTPAPPVTT